The Primulina huaijiensis isolate GDHJ02 chromosome 18, ASM1229523v2, whole genome shotgun sequence DNA window atcatataaaaattacatatattttttaaaaaaaatcaaatatgtcGTTTTCTTTTGTAATTCAACTGACATTAAGATCCAAATTTGAGATGAATTCGAGATTAAATTGTAACAAACTTCTCGCTGATTCAaccatatatttcaaatatattttggctAATTCACGATAATTCTTATCAAATTAATCGGCTtgtatatcaaattttttatgcCATTATACTTTATGCAAGtatatttttagaaataaattattttttaaaaaaattaattaattagtttataTTTATGCCATAAATAGGAAATACggtaataaataaattcaaatcaaATAGATGACATAAACCTCTCCCCTAAATAATAGCTCTCACTAGGGGTGTGCAATCGGTCTATTCGGTTACCGAACGAACCGAATAGACCTATAaccgattttattttcaaataaccgaaccgatcgaAATATTCAtagaaaccgaattaaccgaaccgatttttaaatcggttatttcggttaccgaccgaaataaccgatattttttaaaaaatacgaattttaacaaaaaaaaaaatggagatcTTATAAATAACAAGGaacattgaacaaaaaataccaataataaataaaaatattgaagataaaatcATTGGATGAATGAGCTTCTTTTCTAATATATGAAAAGTTGGGTTTCcttctaatgtatttttaatgtcCACATACaacttaaattaatatatatactaattcggttaattcggtttaaccgaatttttcaaattaaaacagAAACCGAACCGGNTGAAAAGTTTAGAAAtgatattaaatttaagaattttagacgtttataaaaaatattattattaaaacaattatttatatataatatttttttagattaaGTCACTTATTTAGTAAAATATATTGATAGTTGATTGTGAATAAaagtattttgaaaaaaatcatGATCTCCGATTTTGATGCAAGTTATGATGATACTAGAAACACGTGCATCGGCTTTTGTTATTAGACACATCGAATCGGTGAAAAGCATTGAGTTATCTACCATCAGACATAACATGGAGTTTTTACTTTAAACTTGACTGATATCTGcgttttctcatatttgttacAAACTATTGAAGTTGTCAATGTTTATACCTAGGACTTGAGCCCAAATGGTGTTCTCTCTATGGATATTCAAACTTTGTTGGAATCGGTTTCTTTCATTTCTACAGCATATGAGAATGGTGGACCAACAGTGTGGCTCATAAGCTGGCATGTGAAGCTTTTGTGTTATGCGCAAATGTAGAATAGTTTAATGGAAAGATTTCACCTTGGATCATTAATGTTGTAAATCAAGACATTATCCAGGAATgcacttttttatttatttaattttttttttgagaatatcatagtataatataaaataacattaagaatttataaaaaataataataatttaatttaagataatataagaaaaaaatatattttatggtGGCCTTCACCTTATGCAGGCATTAAGAACGACGCATGATCCGCCATGAAAGGGCCAAAAGCCCCGTCTGCTCCGCCCACCTCTCCTTTGCCGTCGACGCCTCCGCCTACACGACAGCCTCTATCCCTTACCAAACAGCTCAGACCAATTTCTTAGAAAGCCCGAAACATCGAGGCAAAGTCCCCAACCACTACCCACCTCCACCAAGCCTATAGCGTGGACGCCTCTCAAGATAAATAAGTCGGAGCTCTATTTGCCTCTTACATTCCCGACGGGGCAAACATTCCGGTGGAAACAAACGGGCCCGCTGCAGTACACTGGGGCCGTCGGGCCACACATCATCTCCCTCAAACAACTCGAGGATGATGATGTGGGGTACTTTCTCCATTTCACGGAGGACGAAGATAAGGCAAGAATCTATCTTTTTGATTTTCTGAACATGGGTATTTCGTTGAGGGAGTTGTGGAAGGGATTTAAGAGCTGTGATGAGAGGTTTGCGCAGCTGGCGGGGTGTTTGGAGGGTGCTAGGGTTCTGAGGCAGGACCTTTTGGAGTGTTTGATTCAATTTATTTGCTCTTcgaataataatattaagagGATTACTAAAATGGTTGATTTTATCTCAAGGAAGGGGAAGTTTCTGGGATGTGTTGAAGGGTTAGATTTTTTCGAATTTCCGAAGCTGGACAGCTTGGTTTTGGTGTCTGAAACTGAGCTTAGAGAGGCTGGTTTTGGATACAGGTTGAGCTTATTCTATGCGTTTGTGTATGGATAAGCATTTGGTTGATTGGTTTCGttatgtttgatttttatgtATGATACGATCACAAGCATTGATGTCGAGTTGGAAGCAAAACTTATTTGGCTTTGGTTTGTTTCTACTTGAAATTTGCTTTGCCCTGCCTAGAAGGTCTTCTTGAGGCTATATTATTGTGAATGTCTACTTAATGGGGCCTAGCATATGTTGAGTTCTCTTACTGAACAATCAAAGAAATGTGCTTTGATATCTTCTGGTTTCTGGTACTTAATGGCGTTATTAACTTCCGATATGTTTGCCACTCAAAGCCGTAAGGAACATGCGGGGACATTTTCAATTGGACTGTATATTGTTTAACTTTGCTTGGTCATGATTTTGTATCGGGTCATGGAAAAAGTTCATATTAGTCGCCTTGTTGATCATGGTAACACAGAAAAAGATTCTGAGGGGACGAAATCCTATGACACGACCcttgaaaattttcttgtgttgcAGATTTCTTATGTATCCTTCTATTTGATTTGAATGAATGCTTTTGAAATATGTTCAGAATACATCTGCTTCTATATGCTCTATGAAATTTTGTGAGGATTGATAATGCATGTGACTTAATTAAGCTGATGTCTTCATGCAAGGATCCATTTTTCATTCTAAAACGCATCAAGTTTCTGTCTTAAATGTAGTTGATTCCTGCTGTTGAAGTACAGAGGTTTGATTACATGTTTGTAATAAAAGATGTACTAGACATTCTACTCCCTCTCCCACACCAATACTTTGAGCTTGTGACTGAACTTCAGACTAATATGCAGTATTTGTCTTTAAGTGATTCATTTCAAACCTATCCTGCTGCCTGGTGAGAAGAGTAAATAGTTGCATTTGGAACATGACCATTCGTCGTTTTATTGGTTCAGAAATTTTCTCATTGATGCAGAATGAGTTTTGATATTGCTGTCACTTGTACAACAAACGTTGTGTTAATAGATCGTGGGATATATCTGATTTAATGAATTTTCTATATTCTGTCTTGAAAATGAGCAGGGCGAAATATATCGTTGGCACTGTGGCAGCTTTGCAATCAAAACCTGGTGGAGGAGTGGAATGGCTTGATTCGCTTCGTAAATTGGATCTTCAAGGCGCAATTGACGGTCTCTCTAGCTTACCTGGGGTTGGGCCGAAAGTCGCAGCATGCATTGCTCTCTTTTCTTTAGATCAACATCATGCCATTCCCATCGATATTCATGTGTGGAAGGTGAGTAATTTAAGAAGCCTTTTCTTTATAATTCAGGAGGCTAGTTTGAGCCCATTCGAAAAATAATGGTTACCTGAATTTTTTTCTTGTGCATCTACGTCTGCAAATTTTTGTTTTGCTCACCAAGCTCAGTCACATTATCTTTTGCCTCTATCCCTGATTAGAAATTATTATGACACTGTAGCTAAAGTTATCGTTCTATAGATAGAAGACAGTGAATTTTGTTAAAATTGTGATTCCTACAACCACAATCTTTCTTTACACTTTTTAAAGTATCAAGAAAGGGGAAATCATAAATGATTTTTTCAGAACTGTCACAAGCATCGCTTGGTGCTCTTTTCAAGTTTAAATTAAATGACATTTCAATCTTCTCTTTCCATGGTATAAAGACCAGTTTAGCAAAACAGATTGTGCTTACTTCAATCCGTGGTTGCTAATCCTAAATATATTATCTTCTTGTTGAGAAGATCGCTACCAGGTATCTCGTTCCTGAACTGGCTGGCACCCGTTTGACACCAAAAATCTGCAGTCGCGTCTC harbors:
- the LOC140964025 gene encoding LOW QUALITY PROTEIN: N-glycosylase/DNA lyase OGG1-like (The sequence of the model RefSeq protein was modified relative to this genomic sequence to represent the inferred CDS: deleted 1 base in 1 codon; substituted 1 base at 1 genomic stop codon); protein product: MKGPKAPSAPPTSPLPSTPPPTRQPLSLTKQLRPISXKARNIRQSPQPLPTSTKPIAWTPLKINKSELYLPLTFPTGQTFRWKQTGPLQYTGAVGPHIISLKQLEDDDVGYFLHFTEDEDKARIYLFDFLNMGISLRELWKGFKSCDERFAQLAGCLEGARVLRQDLLECLIQFICSSNNNIKRITKMVDFISRKGKFLGCVEGLDFFEFPKLDSLVLVSETELREAGFGYRAKYIVGTVAALQSKPGGGVEWLDSLRKLDLQGAIDGLSSLPGVGPKVAACIALFSLDQHHAIPIDIHVWKIATRYLVPELAGTRLTPKICSRVSDAFVSKYGKYAGWAQTLLFIAELPSQKAMLPSSSSKLGGTKIS